One segment of Lytechinus pictus isolate F3 Inbred chromosome 13, Lp3.0, whole genome shotgun sequence DNA contains the following:
- the LOC129271862 gene encoding myb/SANT-like DNA-binding domain-containing protein 4 — MRLLINNQETPTWEWHVSLVYGYCAYEFVGLRKKLYAMEKKRHDNYSTDEVETLISEVIAREDIIQKQISSSLTNQMKNNAWAMVAEKVSAVAGRVRTPEEVRRKFTVEKSKAKKKAAARKRDSNRTGGGPAPAPIPDWEYKLISFIGDDAISGIVGGMETPSSKPQDPVQNALDTLHTLAELASDRIQVASEPGLSQSTLSPDGKHSPEEDDTPKRRRTNSAKGRDIHDFESTWEQWLSIEREHLQIEQERLQVEKDRLALEQRRFILEEQRYRNDGDGPHPNLR, encoded by the exons ATGCGCCTGTTAATTAATAATCAAGAGACACCCACGTGGGAGTGGCATGTGTCACTAGTTTATGGGTATTGTGCATACGAATTCGTTGggttaagaaaaaaattgtatgccATGGAGAAGAAGAGACACGATAATTACTCGACAGATGAGGTGGAGACTCTCATCAGCGAAGTAATCGCAAGAGAGGATATCATCCAAAAGCAGATATCATCTTCTTTAACCAATCAAATGAAGAACAATGCTTGGGCGATGGTGGCAGAGAAGGTGTCTGCGGTTGCGGGGAGGGTAAGAACTCCCGAAGAGGTTAGGAGAAAGTTCACCGTTGAAAAAAGCAAGGCAAAGAAAAAGGCAGCGGCTAGAAAGAGAGACTCAAATAGAACCGGAGGTGGTCCTGCTCCTGCTCCAATACCAGATTGGGAATACAAACTTATATCCTTCATAGGTGATGATGCTATTAGTGGCATTGTTGGTGGGATGGAAACGCCTTCCTCCAAACCACAGGATCCAGTCCAAAATGCCCTTGATACATTGCATACATTGGCCGAGCTAGCATCTGACCGAATTCAAGTTGCAAGCG AACCAGGACTTAGCCAATCGACATTGTCTCCTGATGGAAAGCATTCCCCTGAAGAAGATGACACTCCAAAGAGAAGACGCACGAACAGTGCAAAGGGAAGAGACATCCATGACTTCGAGTCCACTTGGGAGCAATGGTTGAGTATCGAGCGAGAACACCTTCAGATTGAGCAGGAGAGACTGCAGGTCGAAAAGGATCGTTTGGCACTAGAGCAGCGTAGGTTCATCCTTGAGGAGCAACGATACCG CAATGACGGAGATGGGCCTCACCCAAACCTCAGATGA